GCCGAGGCGATCGACTCCGCCACCGGCGAGCCTGTTGCTGCCGTGATCGACACGCTCGCGGGCAAGAAGCTGGATGTCCGCCAAAGTCTCAACAAATGGGGCGACATCGCGCAAGCCATCGACACCTGGGCGCAGCGCTTTGCTGCCCGCGTGAGCCAGGCGCATGGAGCTAAAGAATAGTGGCGTTTATTGCTCGCGCTTAGAACGACGGCGTCGAACGTAAAGTAGAGCTACCAGACTGGTGAGGCCTAGGAATGCGATGGCCTGCGAAGGCTCAGGAATCGCAGTGACAGTGCCATTCAGGCGAACGTTGTCCAAGCGAACGTTCGAGCCACTCACATTGATGGAGTCGGAGTACGACCAGCGCAAAGTGATGGCGGTGATGTCCTGGTATTCTGAGCCAGCGAGCGACACAAGCTGGTCAGTGTTCATGATCGTGCCGCTACCGGACGCCAGCGAATTGGTGAAAATCACGCTAGATCCACTTCCTAGACCCAAGGGGTCGGACTGCAGGTAGACACTGTAATTGAAGGAGGCACCGTTGGCATAAGAGCCGTAGTCGAAAACGATGGATTCCAGGTTGAGCGTGTATCCCGGTGCCGCTTCGACATGCATGTTGAAGTAGGAAGGGCCGTCCAAAGCAGCATTTTGCGTGGAGGCAGTGTTGCTGGTAGGGATATAGGCTGCGTTAGTCGTTCCGGAAATCGCGCCATTCGTCACGAGGAAAGGATTCGCGGTAACGTTGGCGTCAACATTAGTCGCCAACGGCGATGCGCCCGCAAAGGTATACTGTGCAATTAAGGCTGCTTGGCTGCTGGCCGCGGCTGCAGCAATAAGGGATGTCACGATGAGAGTTTTCATTAGCAATAGTTTGAATTTTATTTAGTGATTTTTGTCCTGATGGCAAGCACTTGCAGGATCATTATAACAGGCAGGCGACTGCTTTACGCATATTACCCACAGTAATTAGCGTAAGCGTTCGGCGGCAATCTCCTTCGTGGTTTTTCTAAATGCATAGCGTTTTGCTGAACGGCTGGGATGCCATTCCGGCAATCAAGCGAAATATAGAATATAACGGATTAGTGCATCTTTATGTCGATCATTAGAATGATTGAGGTTCTTGACTTCACTTCTTGGCGCGTTGAAGCTGAGTCGTATGAAATGTTACCTCGGATTCCTTACCCTATTGTTGTTGCTCGTTTCAGGAGTACAAGCGGAGCAAACAATAACCCTTGGTGACTGGGCAAAGGTCACCGCGCCAACGGAATATGAGCAAGGCGTCGCATTCCCGGTCAAGGTCGACGTGCTGAAAGTGGACGGGCCGACGAAGCTCGTCATGAATGCGAACTGGCTGAAGGACAGCGGTGCATTCGGCGGCTTCCTGCAACTGCTCAATATCAATGAGGATGTTACGGCACCAAAGTCATTCGAGTTCAACGTCACCATATCGAAGACCAAGCCCAACCTGAAAAGTGTGAGCCTGGCCCTGTATTTGTCACCCGATGGCGAGTGGAAAAACAAGACCGTATCGGGCATCGTCACGCTCACGCCAAAAGCGAAACAAGGCACCGGCCATGAGGCGATGGAGTACGAGAAGATCACCGCCGAAGTGAAGCCGTTTTACATGAATACCGCACCGCCCGTGGCGACCTTGGCCGAAGGTGGCTTTGCCGACGAGCCGTCGTTTGTCGATAACTTTGACCCCGGCTGGCCGAACAAAAGCGCTTGGCGCGTAGCGAGCTGGGAACAAAACGGCACCCTGATGAGCCCCGAGCGCTGCTACGTCGACGATTCCGGAAACCTCGTGCAAACGATCCTCAAGGGCGGCCCTCCTTACTTGGGCGGCTCCCTGCAGAGTGCGCGTGAATTCGGCTATGGTCGCTGGGTGGCTCGCCTGAAGCCCACCGATGTTCCCGGCGCGCTCAATAGCATGTTCACGAAGGATTGGGACGATCTGACCACCGAGAAACCAGACAACGACGGCACCGGCTTCGAGATCGATATCGAGCTGCTCTCTTACACCTTTGGCAAGGACAAGGGCGCGGTCCACCTCGCGATCCATGCCAAGGGTTTTGACAATTACCTCAGCATCAACCCGACCCTGGATTTCAACCCCTCGGACGACTACCACGAGTGGGGCTTCGACGTGCTGCCCGACCGCATCATCTGGCACATCGACGGCAAGTTCCTGCACGAGTGGAAATACACCAAGGAGGTCTACGCCAACGAGGGCTACGAGATGTTCTTCAACTCCTGGACGATGCCCAAGTGGATCCACGGCCCCACCCAGGAAGACGCAGACTACCACATCGACTGGGTGAAGTTCTACCCGCTGAAAAAGTAGCGCGATTCGTATTTCCTGCGCATTTGGGACGTTGTCCAGAAGCGTTTTATTGTAATTTTATACTACGATAACAGCAGTTGTTGAATCAATACTGCCGGTTAATTCCACTTTAATTCGGAATAGCCTAATCGGAAACCCAAAGGCAAATGCTTCAAATGTTAGTTCATAACTTCCAATGCCCCTAATAATCGGCATTCGAGGCACAACGTCGAGATGGCTATTGAGAAATACTTCGCATTGGTTTTCAAGGTTCACCGCCAAGAGATCGACGCTTCCTTCAGAAACAGGGAAAATTGCTTGAGCGTATGAGCTGCCTGATCCAGTAACCTTTAAAGGACTTCTATCTGGCGACTCCGTTGATGAGCCGTCTGAAATATTTTTGATATGCGCCAAGCGAACGCTTGCATCGGATGCTCCAATATCACTTCTTGGATTCTTGATCTTCGC
This is a stretch of genomic DNA from Cerasicoccus sp. TK19100. It encodes these proteins:
- a CDS encoding glycoside hydrolase family 16 protein, encoding MKCYLGFLTLLLLLVSGVQAEQTITLGDWAKVTAPTEYEQGVAFPVKVDVLKVDGPTKLVMNANWLKDSGAFGGFLQLLNINEDVTAPKSFEFNVTISKTKPNLKSVSLALYLSPDGEWKNKTVSGIVTLTPKAKQGTGHEAMEYEKITAEVKPFYMNTAPPVATLAEGGFADEPSFVDNFDPGWPNKSAWRVASWEQNGTLMSPERCYVDDSGNLVQTILKGGPPYLGGSLQSAREFGYGRWVARLKPTDVPGALNSMFTKDWDDLTTEKPDNDGTGFEIDIELLSYTFGKDKGAVHLAIHAKGFDNYLSINPTLDFNPSDDYHEWGFDVLPDRIIWHIDGKFLHEWKYTKEVYANEGYEMFFNSWTMPKWIHGPTQEDADYHIDWVKFYPLKK